One window of Rhinoraja longicauda isolate Sanriku21f chromosome 9, sRhiLon1.1, whole genome shotgun sequence genomic DNA carries:
- the LOC144596874 gene encoding LOW QUALITY PROTEIN: chitin synthase chs-2-like (The sequence of the model RefSeq protein was modified relative to this genomic sequence to represent the inferred CDS: substituted 1 base at 1 genomic stop codon) — protein MLQSTGLVTEPPEVKLQPLRVGQLGDAASDVSAYFTNKPFNYLILGCILIIPSILTAAKCLWKISFQSESMLPARSLIIVCLLEAVASFGTASLVVISLPQYDMLTIVFISNSVCLIPSILQVISLNVSHRLTSSPLAGLLILLGGYGLFLFVQMFYLKKHDGMNLGLVVLFSVLTSLTWWENFISNCKHPVFRRLRFDVVKCRNMSSLCISVVRILVTACVVGALIPLRGLEWASITDVASHELRIILGLLGVQAGASVLCSWLGGVACKIHAVKRSFGLPLILNTPVVLAAFLAVFRVHYNEFLQTNNNLNLKDFCANSIGVGSNAPNVEILYSEIIGNICNQGDIVNLLSVSLVGAAGACWWVGLILTTIYVWTQNVNRIQRTSETFVRRMYEAAFLEQSMLLNKRLHISPQCTEESDPRLDRFREKRWKTLDKSDDSFDFEVHVMFDDAFRNVADREAGTKKRVVNEYVQTFISAMDETYRIFQTYTYSDSLGEGESCASGRKVITTPYGGKLCYTLPCGNDLHVHLKDTQIVLNRKRWSQVMCMYYLLGWRLHRKHLVCQQLHPEDGTKIHSRLEVSRVXMLAGEHRRLNSARSKTQLSSTSQTEKKNTYILTLDGDTEFQPSAITLLIDRLRRYPGVGAVCGRVHPTGIGPIVWYQKFEYAISHWLHKTAEHVLGSVLCSPGCFSLFRAAALMDNNVIKKYAMKPTNAMELLQYDQGEDCWLTLLLIQQGWRIEYCAGSDSYTKAPVDFKEFFNQRRRWYPSKIANTIELLGNGFETSRKNPSISKPFLLYQIFYTMATLVGPTTVCFLMTAALSFFTGWDYNWCLAVSIISPLIYFIICHTVSPDTQITVTVVFTVIYILVMIEGVCTTFNNR, from the exons atgttgcagtccacaGGGCTCGTGACCGAGCCTCCGGAGGTAAAGCTGCAGCCTCTGAGAGTCGGCCAGCTCGGAGATG CTGCAAGTGATGTTTCGGCCTATTTTACCAACAAGCCCTTCAACTACCTGATTCTCGGCTGCATCCTGATAATTCCCAGCATCCTGACTGCCGCAAAGTGCCTGTGGAAGATTTCATTCCAATCGGAATCAATGCTCCCAGCAAGAAGCCTGATAATA GTGTGCCTGTTGGAAGCAGTTGCATCGTTTGGTACGGCATCGCTGGTTGTCATCAGCCTTCCCCAATATGACATGCTGACAATCGTGTTCATTTCCAACAGTGTCTGTCTCATCCCATCCATTCTACAAGTGATCTCTCTGAACGTCAGCCATCGGTTGACCTCTTCGCCCCTGGCTGGGCTCCTCATTCTCTTGGGTGGCTATGGTCTCTTTCTCTTTGTCCAGATGTTTTACCTTAAGAAACATGATGGGATGAACTTGGGTCTTGTCGTTTTATTCTCAGTTTTAACTTCCCTAACCTGGTGGGAAAACTTCATCTCCAACTGTAAGCATCCAGTATTTAGACGTCTGAGATTTGATGTGGTTAAATGCAGGAACATGTCGAGCCTGTGCATAAGTGTAGTGAGGATTCTTGTTACTGCCTGTGTTGTGGGAGCTTTGATTCCTCTTcgggggctggagtgggcaagtatcACTGACGTTGCATCCCATGAACTCAGAATAATCCTGGGCCTTctgggggtgcaggctggggcatCGGTGCTGTGTTCCTGGCTTGGGGGCGTTGCGTGTAAGATCCACGCAGTGAAGCGAAGCTTTGGTCTTCCTTTGATCCTCAATACTCCCGTGGTGCTGGCTGCTTTCCTGGCAGTGTTTAGAGTTCATTACAATGAGTTTCTGCAGACAAACAACAATTTGAATCTCAAAGATTTCTGTGCCAATTCCATTGGTGTTGGAAGTAATGCACCTAATGTAGAGATCCTTTATTcagaaatcattggcaacatctGCAACCAGGGAGATATCGTCAATCTGCTCAGTGTGAGTTTAGTGGGAGCTGCCGGGGCATGCTGGTGGGTTGGACTCATTCTCACAACAATCTACGTGTGGACCCAGAACGTCAACAGAATACAGCGGACATCAGAGACGTTTGTGCGTAGAATGTACGAAGCTGCCTTCTTGGAACAATCCATGCTGCTGAACAAAAGACTTCACATCAGTCCACAATGCACAGAGGAAAGCGATCCAAG GTTGGACAGGTTCAGGGAAAAGCGCTGGAAGACTTTGGATAAAAGTGATGACAGCTTTGACTTTGAAGTCCACGTCATGTTTGATGATGCCTTCAGGAATGTTGCAGACAGGGAGGCAGGCACCAAGAAGAGAGTTGTCAATGAATATGTCCAGACATTTATCAGTGCCATGGATGAAACGTACAG AATATTTCAGACATATACTTACAGCGACTCTTTGGGTGAAGGTGAAAGTTGTGCTTCAGGAAGGAAAGTGATTACCACTCCCTACGGAGGGAAACTTTGCTACACCTTACCTTGTGGAAATGATCTACACGTCCACCTGAAAGACACACAGATTGTCCTAAACCGGAAAAGATGGTCACAG GTGATGTGCATGTACTATCTGCTGGGCTGGAGACTGCACAGGAAGCACTTAGTCTGCCAACAGCTGCATCCAGAGGATGGAACTAAAATCCATTCAAGGCTGGAGGTGAGTAGGGTGTGAATGCTGGCGGGTGAACACAGGAGACTGAACTCCGCACGGAGCAAAACTCAACTCTCTTCCACTTCACAGACTGAGAAAAAGAACACTTACATTCTGACTCTGGATGGAGACACAGAATTCCAGCCGTCTGCCATAACTCTACTGATCGACAGACTGAGGAGATACCCTGGAGTTGGAGCAGTTTGTGGACGGGTACACCCAACTGGAATCG GTCCGATAGTGTGGTATCAGAAGTTTGAATATGCCATCAGCCACTGGCTCCACAAGACAGCTGAGCACGTGTTGGGCTCTGTGCTGTGCAGTCCTGGTTGTTTCAGCTTGTTCAGAGCGGCGGCTTTAATGGACAACAATGTTATCAAAAAGTATGCAATGAAGCCCACAAACGCAATGGAGCTTCTACAGTATGATCAAG GTGAAGACTGTTGGCTTACCCTCCTGCTAATACAGCAAGGCTGGAGAATCGAATACTGTGCAGGATCTGACTCCTATACCAAAGCCCCTGTGGACTTCAAGGAGTTCTTCAATCAACGTCGACGCTGGTATCCATCAAAAATAGCAAATACCATTGAGTTGTTGGGTAATGGATTTGAAACTTCAAGGAAAAACCCATCCATTTCAAAACCATTTCTCCTCTACCAGATCTTCTACACGATGGCAACTCTTGTGGGGCCAACTACCGTCTGCTTTCTGATGACAG cTGCTCTGTCGTTCTTCACTGGCTGGGATTACAACTGGTGCCTGGCCGTTTCAATAATCTCTCCATTAATTTACTTCATTATCTGTCATACGGTATCACCCGACACTCAGATCACAGTTACAGTAGTCTTCACTGTTATTTATATCCTGGTGATGATTGAAGGAGTTTGCACCACTTTCA ACAACAGATAA